A stretch of the Thermofilum adornatum genome encodes the following:
- a CDS encoding metallophosphoesterase family protein encodes MARIRFLAISDVHGKEDLVDKFLEWVQKENLAYDFIVAAGDIGNPQRAGSMCRILRKISLTLKKNVYYVKGNWDIEGTCGDKSVLDLDDTGPLIFGNIALIGHGRIAEPYEIPSTVRVSVLVTHYPPFSILDRGKVIDSNHRSLHAGVIDINYLIDYYKPRVHIFGHSHSFGGLDVEHNGVVYVNVARLDRLLKNGESIGNYAIIDVSDTGEVKVEWRFINGAWKKCTSCGRIVHIPDKWSLCRKCAHRTELKFARITGVPYVAKLIFRDLTSGLQVASPQVKIPFHTLKDYSTYEEFLDALVLREARNMLSSDNSRVVEVPKDKVLEFYNQVNNKRMTPFSEYLFACNDKVSGKQLCLVMRVFSADKRAHVLWKIKEDSETGKRTLEQYILFKNEPAQALNFLVSQLAESGFKVLTYSLEPVQHVQQ; translated from the coding sequence GTGGCAAGGATACGTTTCCTGGCTATATCGGATGTCCACGGCAAAGAGGATCTGGTGGACAAGTTCCTAGAGTGGGTGCAGAAAGAAAACTTGGCATATGACTTCATAGTGGCAGCCGGTGATATTGGGAACCCGCAGCGCGCTGGAAGCATGTGCAGAATTCTACGAAAGATTTCTTTAACACTTAAGAAGAACGTCTACTATGTTAAGGGTAATTGGGACATTGAAGGGACATGTGGAGACAAGAGTGTTTTGGATCTAGACGATACTGGTCCGCTGATTTTTGGCAACATTGCACTCATTGGCCACGGAAGAATAGCTGAGCCCTACGAGATACCAAGCACAGTTAGGGTATCAGTCCTAGTCACTCATTATCCTCCTTTCAGCATCCTTGACAGGGGGAAAGTGATAGACAGCAATCATAGGTCTCTCCATGCGGGAGTCATTGATATTAACTATCTCATTGACTACTACAAGCCACGGGTACACATTTTTGGGCACAGCCACAGCTTCGGAGGGCTTGATGTCGAACACAATGGGGTCGTCTATGTAAATGTGGCCAGGCTTGACAGATTGCTGAAGAATGGAGAGTCTATTGGAAACTATGCAATAATAGATGTTTCTGATACGGGAGAAGTAAAAGTCGAATGGAGATTTATCAATGGCGCCTGGAAAAAATGTACAAGCTGTGGCCGAATAGTTCACATACCAGACAAATGGTCTCTATGCCGCAAATGTGCACACCGCACAGAACTAAAGTTCGCCAGGATCACTGGGGTACCATACGTTGCAAAGCTTATATTCAGAGACCTGACAAGTGGTCTACAAGTTGCATCCCCACAGGTAAAAATACCTTTCCACACGCTTAAGGACTACTCGACGTACGAGGAGTTCCTCGATGCATTGGTGCTCAGAGAGGCGAGAAACATGCTTTCAAGCGATAATTCGAGAGTAGTCGAGGTTCCCAAAGATAAGGTCCTTGAATTCTATAACCAAGTAAACAATAAAAGAATGACTCCCTTCAGCGAATATCTCTTCGCATGCAATGATAAAGTTAGTGGAAAGCAGTTATGCCTAGTTATGCGTGTGTTTTCCGCAGATAAGAGGGCACATGTGCTATGGAAAATAAAAGAGGATTCAGAGACAGGTAAAAGAACCCTTGAACAATACATACTCTTTAAGAACGAGCCTGCACAAGCGTTAAACTTCTTAGTAAGCCAGCTAGCCGAGTCTGGATTCAAGGTTTTAACATATAGCCTAGAGCCTGTCCAGCATGTCCAACAATAA
- the gap gene encoding type I glyceraldehyde-3-phosphate dehydrogenase: protein MTIKVGLNGFGRIGRNFLRAALKNEKFFDKFEVVAINDLGSPQMLAYLFKYDSVFGRLPYKVEVKDNKLIVEGHEMLILNEASPDKLPWKDLGVDIAMEATGRFTDRDKAALHLKAGAKKVVVTAPSKGADVTIVMGVNHHMYDPTKHQVISNASCTTNCLAPVVYVLLKNFGLEWGFMTTVHAYTNDQRILDLIHPEDFRRTRAAALNIIPTTTGAARALHLVIPEVKGKLDGMAMRVPVADGSVVDLVAQLGREVTKEELDAAFKEASETYLKGILEYVDDPIVSSDIVGDPHSSIYDAQASMVLGGKSNKVKVVAWYDNEWGFSNRLVDLLLYMAEKGI, encoded by the coding sequence ATGACCATAAAGGTTGGACTAAATGGTTTTGGAAGAATTGGCAGGAACTTTTTACGGGCAGCTCTGAAAAACGAAAAATTCTTCGACAAATTTGAGGTTGTAGCAATTAACGACCTAGGCTCTCCCCAGATGCTGGCCTACCTATTTAAATACGACTCTGTCTTTGGACGTCTCCCGTACAAAGTAGAAGTCAAGGACAACAAGCTCATAGTAGAAGGACACGAGATGCTCATTCTGAATGAAGCTAGCCCCGACAAGTTACCCTGGAAAGATCTAGGAGTAGACATAGCAATGGAGGCTACTGGCAGATTCACCGATAGAGACAAGGCCGCTCTTCACCTCAAAGCCGGTGCCAAGAAGGTTGTCGTAACCGCCCCCTCGAAAGGCGCAGACGTCACAATCGTGATGGGAGTAAACCACCACATGTACGACCCAACGAAACACCAAGTCATCTCAAATGCATCATGCACTACTAACTGTCTAGCGCCAGTTGTATATGTTCTCCTCAAAAACTTTGGTCTCGAATGGGGATTCATGACCACGGTCCACGCTTATACCAATGACCAGAGGATCCTAGACTTAATACATCCAGAAGACTTTAGGAGGACGCGTGCAGCTGCACTAAATATTATACCTACAACGACTGGAGCAGCTAGGGCATTGCACCTAGTGATTCCTGAGGTGAAGGGTAAGCTGGACGGAATGGCTATGCGTGTACCTGTGGCTGACGGCTCTGTTGTTGATCTGGTTGCTCAGCTAGGCAGAGAGGTTACAAAGGAGGAGCTAGATGCGGCTTTTAAAGAGGCTTCTGAGACCTACTTGAAGGGAATACTTGAATACGTGGATGACCCGATAGTCTCCTCGGACATCGTGGGGGACCCGCACTCCTCGATATATGACGCGCAGGCAAGCATGGTGCTTGGTGGGAAGAGCAACAAGGTAAAAGTCGTAGCTTGGTACGACAACGAGTGGGGCTTCAGCAACCGTCTCGTGGATCTTTTGCTCTACATGGCCGAGAAGGGTATCTAA
- the cyoE gene encoding heme o synthase, with amino-acid sequence MGKLKDFMEVFKVKQTLLLLITGICSYLEGLRIAGKPFDALSFLAVSLSMFLTISGTTGVNMVLDADIDSLMFRTKNRPIPMNRLTKRETLVTSMLLIVTGLVCGLLVNVYVATSGLLGFLIDIGVYTWLLKRKSPWSVVFGGFAGGMPALGGWAGATGSFGLGGVMLMLLVAVWSSLHIWTLATYYVDDYRKANVPMLPVVYGEKRGVQGSFLVALIVLFISSAIYYLGLISIWGYVISVIPLLLAIVFLAMSLRRGNYRDASFRAFKMVNMFMGLFFLLLALS; translated from the coding sequence ATGGGCAAATTAAAAGACTTCATGGAGGTTTTTAAGGTAAAGCAGACACTGCTATTGTTAATAACTGGGATTTGTTCATACCTGGAGGGACTTAGGATAGCTGGTAAACCTTTTGACGCGCTGAGTTTTCTAGCTGTCTCGTTGTCTATGTTTCTAACAATTTCTGGGACGACAGGAGTCAACATGGTTCTGGATGCAGACATAGATTCACTAATGTTTAGGACCAAGAATAGGCCAATCCCAATGAACAGGCTGACCAAGCGTGAAACGCTGGTGACCAGCATGCTATTGATTGTGACGGGTCTAGTATGTGGGCTCCTTGTAAATGTTTACGTTGCAACCTCGGGACTTCTAGGATTCCTCATAGACATAGGAGTGTATACATGGCTCCTCAAGAGGAAGAGCCCATGGAGTGTTGTCTTCGGCGGTTTCGCCGGCGGGATGCCTGCGCTGGGTGGATGGGCAGGAGCAACAGGCAGTTTTGGGCTGGGGGGAGTAATGCTTATGCTTCTCGTCGCGGTGTGGAGCTCGCTCCACATATGGACCCTGGCAACGTACTATGTTGACGATTATCGCAAAGCTAACGTCCCCATGTTGCCAGTGGTGTATGGCGAAAAAAGAGGTGTGCAGGGATCTTTCTTGGTAGCCCTCATTGTCCTCTTTATCTCTTCGGCAATTTACTACCTAGGCCTCATCTCTATTTGGGGCTACGTAATTTCAGTAATTCCTCTGCTCTTGGCAATTGTTTTCCTAGCTATGTCGTTACGCAGGGGCAACTATCGTGATGCATCGTTTAGAGCCTTTAAAATGGTCAACATGTTTATGGGCTTGTTCTTCTTGCTACTGGCACTCTCTTAG
- a CDS encoding carboxypeptidase-like regulatory domain-containing protein produces the protein MRKVVGLVAFLLMLVLTLSPAYAQPSYNFIQKAFSKRITSMAALPDNKAVLCFGDGTCSLMDSSGNTLANRLINPDKEIFYIKYVPPSRILVGVDRSGNIYLLNSSTLNIIDAFLARKNDEESFLMASLSSDGRYLAVSSRYYVTVSGKRYPETRLVVFDTQSKSRIFERDLDTSNDILVDVFSLDFWGSYLIAETIDTKCELCQLTDNKIEVYRIDGQNVKKVASFQSGLTLKSVVGNFLVAQRVQQNSTGNYLTYVFNLPDLNIKVKRMLDKIQSFIPFTNDTFLAIFSDGTLRRCNLNLECNNLVSVPLGRVAVASDGSSIAIFKIDEVEIYSYNGGLSRTAYYQVSWDIAPSPPKTAVASRGGFYSIYGDNMLVSALQLTTIKLRLIVVDDQGRPVPGAVVEIISSGGTSQSLITNNNGPIIFEVPPGTYNINVKKEAFRLNLLRRASQATPRSC, from the coding sequence ATGCGGAAGGTCGTAGGCCTCGTAGCATTTCTGCTTATGTTAGTTTTGACGCTGAGCCCAGCGTATGCTCAGCCCAGCTATAATTTCATTCAAAAAGCCTTCTCAAAGAGAATAACTTCTATGGCGGCGCTTCCGGACAACAAGGCTGTTCTATGCTTCGGCGATGGGACGTGTAGCCTCATGGACAGTAGCGGAAACACCTTAGCAAATCGACTCATCAACCCAGACAAGGAAATTTTTTACATCAAATATGTGCCTCCCTCCCGTATTTTAGTCGGAGTTGACAGATCTGGAAACATCTATTTGCTGAATTCCTCGACACTAAACATAATAGATGCCTTTCTAGCAAGGAAAAACGATGAAGAATCTTTTCTCATGGCTTCGCTAAGTAGTGATGGCAGATACCTGGCTGTTAGTTCCAGGTATTATGTAACTGTAAGTGGTAAGCGTTATCCCGAGACAAGGCTTGTTGTTTTCGACACCCAGTCGAAGAGCAGGATATTTGAGCGAGACTTGGATACCAGCAATGATATCTTGGTTGATGTTTTTTCGCTTGATTTTTGGGGCTCTTATCTCATTGCCGAAACTATTGATACTAAGTGTGAACTATGTCAGCTGACGGATAACAAGATAGAAGTTTACAGAATTGATGGTCAGAATGTTAAGAAGGTTGCGTCTTTCCAGAGTGGTTTAACCTTGAAGAGTGTCGTTGGCAATTTTTTGGTTGCTCAACGCGTTCAGCAGAATTCCACTGGCAACTATTTGACCTATGTATTTAATTTGCCAGACCTAAACATCAAGGTAAAAAGAATGTTGGACAAGATCCAGAGTTTTATTCCTTTTACCAATGATACATTCCTCGCAATTTTCTCGGACGGAACACTGAGAAGGTGTAATTTAAATCTGGAATGCAACAACCTTGTTTCTGTCCCCCTGGGAAGAGTAGCTGTTGCAAGCGATGGCTCCTCTATTGCCATCTTTAAAATCGATGAAGTAGAGATATATTCTTATAATGGCGGACTTTCCAGGACTGCTTACTACCAGGTTTCCTGGGATATCGCACCAAGTCCGCCTAAAACAGCCGTCGCTTCTCGAGGAGGATTTTACAGTATATATGGCGACAATATGCTTGTCTCTGCCCTACAACTAACCACGATAAAACTAAGGTTGATTGTTGTAGATGACCAGGGACGGCCCGTCCCCGGCGCCGTAGTAGAAATAATTTCATCAGGAGGGACAAGCCAGTCTCTTATTACTAACAACAATGGTCCAATAATATTTGAAGTGCCGCCGGGAACATATAACATCAATGTTAAAAAGGAAGCTTTTCGCCTAAATCTCTTACGCAGAGCTTCACAAGCGACACCCAGATCATGTTAA
- a CDS encoding DUF504 domain-containing protein: MKNPMREYFNKLLWDKTVDKKQVKVKFVSRGTSTQTDMFTGEQVVRVSRDGVIILTESGTEKYIPYHRILEITYSGKTVFNKKEEKYFV; encoded by the coding sequence TTGAAGAACCCAATGCGTGAATACTTCAATAAACTCCTCTGGGACAAGACAGTAGACAAGAAACAGGTCAAAGTAAAATTCGTGTCTAGAGGAACATCTACGCAAACAGACATGTTTACTGGAGAACAAGTTGTCCGGGTCTCACGCGACGGAGTAATTATACTCACAGAAAGCGGTACAGAAAAATATATTCCCTACCACAGGATACTCGAGATAACATACTCGGGAAAAACAGTATTTAACAAAAAAGAAGAAAAATATTTTGTTTAG
- a CDS encoding UbiA family prenyltransferase → MKLKELFIVTRPWSFVMTIISITGAAAYTYLALHTFDLLLFIVTLLGVTLLHAAANVLNDYYDTIRGVDVPGAPTTLYRPHPVIAGIMTPKQVRNFGLVLLVSGLACAFVLIAIRQILVIVLALVGVVLLFTYSGPPGLKYKAMGEIGVFLSWGVFMWIGTFYVLTGQLSLLPALAGTPIGLLVAAVLTANNLRDIEFDLSRGAKTLVAILGRGRGLYFYFGEIILAYVSLALLALLNIVPIASLVAYLTLPQAYKLYKTFKTKVPETADPMTAALVQNFGILYVVGILIGAVIQQGPVF, encoded by the coding sequence ATGAAGCTCAAGGAACTGTTTATTGTGACAAGGCCATGGTCGTTTGTTATGACCATTATATCCATTACTGGTGCAGCGGCATATACATACCTGGCTCTGCATACCTTTGATCTCCTCCTCTTCATTGTGACCCTGCTGGGCGTGACGCTACTGCATGCGGCTGCAAACGTGTTAAATGACTACTATGATACAATCAGAGGAGTAGATGTTCCAGGAGCACCCACAACCCTCTACAGGCCGCATCCAGTCATAGCTGGCATAATGACTCCAAAGCAGGTCAGGAACTTTGGATTGGTATTACTGGTTTCAGGACTGGCTTGTGCTTTTGTTTTAATAGCAATTAGGCAGATATTGGTTATTGTACTTGCTCTTGTGGGAGTTGTTCTATTATTCACTTATTCCGGTCCCCCGGGGCTAAAATACAAGGCCATGGGAGAAATAGGTGTTTTCCTAAGCTGGGGCGTATTTATGTGGATTGGAACCTTCTATGTGCTTACGGGTCAACTTTCACTCCTGCCAGCCCTAGCCGGAACCCCGATTGGTTTACTTGTTGCAGCTGTCCTTACTGCAAACAATCTACGTGACATAGAGTTCGATTTAAGCAGAGGCGCCAAGACACTTGTCGCGATTCTTGGCAGGGGGAGGGGGCTCTACTTCTATTTTGGAGAAATCATACTAGCCTATGTCTCCCTAGCTCTACTGGCACTATTAAACATTGTCCCCATCGCGTCACTAGTTGCCTACCTAACATTGCCTCAGGCCTATAAGCTGTACAAGACGTTCAAGACAAAAGTTCCGGAGACAGCTGATCCAATGACTGCCGCACTTGTACAGAACTTTGGAATACTATACGTCGTTGGCATATTGATTGGAGCAGTCATCCAACAAGGCCCAGTTTTTTAA
- a CDS encoding carboxypeptidase regulatory-like domain-containing protein has translation MLKLDRKKEERRDIQINVLSQDDQPLPGARITITGRENITTLTNVNGKVSVNLPLGNYTILISAPKYKQLQSTFEVKTNTTEVYFKLEPEKVNIIVETLNFTPVGINVSLASITTNNTLTVKPGENVSLPVDAYQVLVNAPKNYECSASPPIVNALNGTTNVNVKITCKLIVTRATSISDVIGFLEKKMIQNVKMNMSVDKTLGKLPSINMLNSSKLDLDFQQRNKILVIEFFYTQCTGCKYLVPALRNLSRLPGVTVVSLTVSPVDTQAVLERYVKENNITWIVARDEENLFYKLNVTVFPTVVVISDGKILYKGAGAREELEQMNNTLPSIGGLPSLQNVPLGSLLRPETLIFLGMFLIMTWLMIGEKNEKSDSEEDSIYNNTVTFPDFGSSLHSPDFQTIEE, from the coding sequence ATGTTAAAACTTGACCGTAAAAAGGAAGAGAGGCGAGATATCCAAATAAACGTGCTTAGTCAAGATGACCAACCCTTGCCAGGGGCCAGGATAACAATTACTGGAAGAGAAAACATTACAACACTAACAAATGTGAATGGCAAGGTCTCCGTTAACCTACCACTCGGCAACTACACGATTCTCATAAGTGCCCCCAAGTATAAACAATTGCAGAGCACATTCGAGGTAAAAACAAACACAACCGAGGTGTACTTTAAGCTGGAGCCAGAAAAGGTCAACATAATTGTTGAAACATTAAACTTTACACCTGTAGGAATCAATGTTTCCTTGGCATCCATCACCACCAACAACACCCTTACCGTAAAACCAGGCGAAAATGTGTCCCTGCCTGTTGATGCCTACCAGGTACTCGTCAACGCGCCAAAGAACTACGAGTGCTCAGCTTCACCCCCAATAGTCAACGCACTAAATGGAACTACAAACGTCAACGTCAAAATCACATGCAAGCTAATAGTAACACGTGCGACCTCTATTTCAGACGTCATAGGCTTCCTAGAGAAAAAGATGATCCAGAATGTCAAGATGAACATGAGCGTTGATAAAACCTTGGGGAAGCTCCCCTCCATCAACATGTTAAACTCGTCAAAACTAGACCTCGATTTCCAGCAGAGAAACAAGATACTCGTCATTGAATTTTTCTATACTCAGTGTACCGGTTGCAAGTATCTTGTACCTGCCCTTAGAAATCTTTCAAGGCTTCCTGGAGTCACAGTTGTTTCCCTAACAGTGTCCCCAGTTGATACCCAGGCTGTTCTAGAGAGATATGTGAAAGAAAACAACATTACATGGATCGTTGCACGTGATGAAGAAAATCTCTTCTACAAACTTAACGTAACAGTGTTCCCAACCGTTGTTGTCATCAGTGATGGAAAAATTTTGTATAAGGGGGCTGGCGCTAGAGAAGAACTTGAACAAATGAACAATACACTACCTAGCATAGGTGGACTTCCCTCATTACAGAACGTTCCGTTGGGGTCATTACTCAGACCAGAAACACTAATATTTTTAGGCATGTTTCTAATCATGACTTGGCTAATGATTGGTGAGAAGAATGAAAAAAGCGACTCTGAAGAGGATAGCATCTATAATAATACTGTTACTTTTCCTGATTTCGGCAGTAGCCTACATAGCCCTGACTTTCAGACCATAGAAGAATAA
- a CDS encoding 8-oxo-dGTP diphosphatase, which translates to MWTATLCYPMRGSEVLLIYKRRGFGAGKYNGVGGKIEPNEDMWTGVKREVKEEVGLELLQVTYKGVLEFYAEEDVPDIIVHVFTSTRFRGDPKPSEEAIPQWFKIDKLPFDLMWEDDKIWLPHVLAGKTIYGRFWFKKDYSKMLSYKLDVYQ; encoded by the coding sequence ATGTGGACGGCAACTCTTTGCTACCCAATGAGAGGTAGCGAAGTACTGCTTATCTACAAGCGGAGAGGATTTGGCGCAGGCAAATACAATGGGGTTGGAGGCAAAATAGAGCCAAACGAGGACATGTGGACTGGTGTAAAGAGAGAGGTCAAAGAAGAGGTTGGACTAGAGCTTCTCCAGGTCACCTATAAAGGAGTACTAGAATTTTACGCCGAAGAGGATGTCCCAGACATAATTGTCCACGTATTTACTTCTACAAGGTTTAGGGGAGACCCTAAGCCCTCTGAAGAAGCAATCCCACAATGGTTCAAAATTGATAAGCTACCATTCGACCTGATGTGGGAAGACGACAAGATATGGCTACCCCACGTGCTTGCTGGAAAAACTATCTATGGAAGGTTCTGGTTTAAGAAAGATTACTCAAAAATGTTGAGCTACAAATTAGATGTCTACCAGTAA
- the deoC gene encoding deoxyribose-phosphate aldolase gives MSLKNMFKRELPSDPHQLIKEISSIIDHTNLKPEATLKDLESTCREAVEHGFYACCIPNFYVENIAKQFAGQVKIATVAGFPHGNMASTVKVKEVETAYVNGADEVDVVANISLFKSGLYSQAIEEVERILDISKSYGGVLKVIIETGYFSEAEIYRIARELSNIGVHYVKTSTGFGPRGATPEDVLILKKAVQGTATKVKAAGGIRTGLQALLFYLLGVDRIGTSSSIKIVKDLEASFNVE, from the coding sequence ATGTCTTTAAAAAATATGTTCAAGAGAGAGCTTCCCTCCGATCCCCATCAGCTAATAAAGGAAATTTCATCTATCATTGACCATACAAATCTCAAGCCCGAGGCTACGCTAAAAGACCTAGAATCTACTTGTCGTGAGGCAGTCGAACATGGCTTCTATGCGTGTTGCATCCCGAACTTTTACGTCGAGAATATCGCTAAACAGTTCGCGGGCCAAGTAAAGATTGCGACGGTAGCTGGCTTCCCGCATGGCAACATGGCTTCCACAGTCAAGGTCAAAGAGGTTGAAACAGCATACGTCAACGGGGCAGATGAGGTCGACGTCGTGGCAAACATATCCCTCTTCAAGTCTGGGCTATATTCTCAAGCAATAGAAGAGGTGGAGCGTATCCTTGATATATCGAAAAGCTACGGCGGCGTATTAAAAGTAATCATAGAAACAGGCTATTTCTCTGAAGCAGAGATATACAGGATCGCAAGAGAACTCTCAAACATAGGCGTACACTACGTAAAGACAAGTACAGGTTTTGGTCCTCGAGGCGCAACACCCGAAGACGTACTCATACTTAAGAAGGCAGTCCAAGGAACAGCCACCAAAGTAAAAGCTGCCGGAGGAATACGGACAGGACTGCAGGCGTTGCTATTCTACCTGCTGGGAGTAGACAGGATAGGCACGTCGAGCAGTATCAAGATAGTAAAGGATTTGGAGGCTTCGTTTAATGTCGAATAA
- a CDS encoding hydroxymethylglutaryl-CoA synthase, with product MEKLLTKMSGLASILGWGAYIPIYRIETAEIARIHTKGGEKAPVQRKSVPGPDEDSLTIAYEAAKNALKRAKIDPKLVEALYIGSESPPYAVKPSATIIAEALGFSRKLFGIDMEFACKAGTTAMISVVGLVNSGIISYGMAIGTDTAQGRPGDELEYTAAAGAAAFLISKTRKDAAATIEHAVSYVTDTPDFWRREGEKFPMHTFRFTGEPAYFHHIENAAKLLMEETGLKPSDFNHVVFHQPNVKFPQRMGAMLGFKPEQMKLGLLSNEIGNTYAAASPMGLTNVLDNAKPGERILVVSFGSGAGSDALSIVVEDGIEERKGLARPTSYYLNRYKLVDYAVYLKYKGFILR from the coding sequence ATTGAAAAACTTTTGACAAAAATGAGTGGCCTCGCTTCAATCCTAGGATGGGGAGCATACATACCCATCTACAGAATAGAGACCGCTGAGATAGCACGTATACATACAAAGGGAGGAGAAAAAGCCCCAGTACAGCGTAAAAGCGTACCGGGACCCGACGAGGACTCGCTCACAATTGCGTATGAAGCTGCAAAGAACGCCCTCAAGAGGGCAAAGATCGATCCAAAGCTTGTAGAAGCACTCTACATTGGCTCAGAAAGCCCACCCTACGCCGTGAAGCCCTCTGCAACAATTATAGCGGAGGCCCTAGGCTTTAGCAGGAAGCTGTTCGGCATCGACATGGAGTTCGCATGCAAAGCAGGCACTACAGCAATGATAAGCGTTGTAGGTCTCGTCAACTCAGGAATCATCAGCTATGGAATGGCTATCGGTACTGACACTGCCCAGGGAAGGCCGGGAGATGAGCTTGAATACACAGCAGCGGCAGGAGCAGCAGCCTTCCTCATATCAAAAACACGTAAAGATGCGGCAGCCACGATAGAGCATGCAGTGTCATATGTGACTGACACGCCAGATTTTTGGAGGCGTGAAGGAGAAAAGTTCCCTATGCACACGTTTAGGTTTACTGGGGAGCCCGCATACTTCCACCACATAGAGAATGCGGCAAAGCTATTGATGGAGGAGACTGGTCTAAAGCCATCAGATTTTAACCATGTTGTATTTCACCAGCCAAACGTAAAGTTTCCACAGAGAATGGGCGCAATGCTGGGGTTCAAGCCTGAACAAATGAAGCTTGGGCTACTCAGCAACGAGATAGGGAACACTTATGCCGCTGCCTCGCCTATGGGTCTAACAAATGTACTCGACAATGCCAAGCCCGGTGAAAGGATTCTCGTAGTATCTTTTGGAAGCGGCGCGGGAAGCGATGCTCTCAGTATTGTCGTAGAGGATGGAATCGAGGAACGGAAGGGGCTTGCAAGGCCAACGAGTTATTATCTCAATAGGTACAAATTGGTAGACTACGCTGTGTACCTGAAATATAAGGGGTTCATTTTGAGGTGA
- the uppS gene encoding polyprenyl diphosphate synthase codes for MWRRVAEMLGVYKVYEWLLDREVRKGSIPKHVAFILDGNRRWARRRGFPPWLGHRFGADRVEDVLEWCYDLGINTVTLYVLSTENLKNRSKEELEHIFDLLDQKLDEVESSEKIKKREVRIKVIGDTSLLPERLREKIARIEKNTIHYNKRFLNIALAYGGRKEIVDAVKRISSEVCSGKLSIDDIDENLFSRYLYTGDIPYPEPDLVIRTSGEVRISNFLLYQIAYSELVFLDVYWPEFRKIDLLRAVRTYQSRKRRWGG; via the coding sequence ATGTGGCGCAGAGTTGCAGAGATGCTTGGAGTCTATAAGGTTTACGAGTGGCTGCTTGATCGGGAAGTACGGAAAGGCTCTATCCCGAAGCATGTAGCATTCATTCTTGACGGTAATAGGCGATGGGCAAGACGCCGCGGGTTTCCCCCGTGGCTTGGCCACAGGTTTGGCGCAGACAGGGTGGAAGACGTCCTCGAGTGGTGCTATGATCTCGGCATAAACACTGTCACTCTCTATGTCTTGTCTACGGAGAATTTAAAGAACAGGTCAAAGGAGGAGCTAGAACACATATTTGACCTACTGGATCAGAAGCTAGATGAAGTAGAGTCTTCTGAGAAGATTAAGAAAAGAGAGGTCAGGATAAAAGTAATAGGCGACACTAGTCTTTTGCCTGAGAGGCTTAGAGAGAAAATTGCAAGAATTGAAAAGAATACTATCCACTATAATAAAAGGTTCCTAAACATTGCGCTTGCTTATGGCGGACGGAAGGAAATAGTAGATGCAGTAAAGAGAATTTCCAGCGAGGTATGCTCGGGGAAACTCTCAATAGATGATATCGACGAGAACTTGTTTTCCAGGTACCTGTATACGGGCGATATACCATATCCTGAGCCTGACTTGGTTATACGTACATCAGGAGAAGTTAGGATAAGCAATTTTCTGCTTTACCAGATAGCCTATTCTGAACTAGTGTTTCTCGACGTGTACTGGCCCGAGTTTCGCAAGATAGATCTGCTTCGAGCAGTGAGAACTTACCAGTCTAGGAAGAGGCGTTGGGGAGGATAG